A region of the Pirellulales bacterium genome:
TGATAGCACATGGTGCGTATGCCCCTCGAACGATTTAACGAGCTTGCCGGAGTTGATGTCGAAGACCTTCACGAACTTGTCGGCGCCGCAACTGGCGAGGTACTTGCCCTCGGGCGAGAAGTCGACGCCGAAGATGGTATCGCTGTGGGCGTCCGAGATCTCACGGGCCAGGGTGCCGTCGGCGACGTTCCAGATCTTCAACTCGCCGCTGCGTGACGGCTCGCCACTACCGCTTGCGAGCAGCTTGCTATCGGGACTGAAATCGAGCGCCGTGACGCGATCAGCCAAGAGCGGACTCTCCGCCCCGCCGATCGTTCGTTGCCAGACCCAGGCCGGATGCAATTCCCAGGCGGCGGCGGTTTTGTCCGCGCCACCGGAAACGACTCGCCCGGCACTGGCGAAGCCGAGATTGAGAATCGGCGCGGCGTGCCCGGCGTATGTTTCGAACGGGGCGCCGGTCTCGGCGCTCCACAAATGCACCAGGCGATCGTCGCCCCCGGTGGCCAATTGCAGATTGTCAGGCGCGAAGGCGACCGTGCGGATTGGCTGTTCGCTGGCCACGGCCGTTTGCTTCGCGGTTTCGAGTTCGGCCTGCGATTGCTTGAGCGAGGCTTCCGCGGCCTCTTGAGCGGACTTGGCGACGGGCACCGCATCCGTGGCCCGTTTCGTAGCCGCATTCGCCGCCACGAGCGCCTGATCGGCCGCGGTCTTCGAAGTCTCGGCTTGCTTCCGAGCTGCCTCGGCGTCGGTCGCCGCCTTGGCTTTTGCCGCCACGGCGTCGGTGGCGGCCTTGAGCTTGGCCGGCGATTCGGCCACGGCTTTTTCTGCCGCGACCTTGGCTTCCTTCGTCGCGGTGATTTTAGCAACGGCTTCGGCCGAGGCTTTCTCGCCAGCGACCTTGGCATCGGCCAAGAACTTATTCGCCGGCAGGGCGTCCGCCGCAGCCTTGGCCTGGGCGGCCATTTCCGCGATCGACTTCGCCGCGGCTTCGGCGTCGGCAATTACTTTGTCGGCGCCAGCCTTGGCGTCTTCCGCGGCTTTGGCCGCAGCCGCGGCCTCGGTCGATGCTTTGTCGGCGGCCACTTTTTCTTCTTCGGCTTTCTTCGCGGCCTCAATCTTTTCCGCGACCGCTTTCTCGGCCGCGGTGATCGCTTCCATGCTCTTCTTCACACCCTCGGCTTCCGAGGCCGCGGCTTTCTCGGCCGTACCAACCGCCGCCGTCAGGTAGGCGACATCGCGCTGTCGACCCGCGATCGTGCGTTCGACGTTCGCCACATTTAGCTGCGTCGTCACATCACCACGCATCTCGGCCAGCATCTTGCCGTCGGCGGCGTTCCACAGCCGGGCAATGCCATTGACTCCGGCCGTCGCAAACCGGGCAGCATCCGGGCGCACAGCCACGGCCGTGACCGCGCTGCAGTGATCCAGCTTGTGCAGCACTTTGCCGTCGGCCAGATTCCACAGCCGTGCGGAGCCATCAACGCTGCCCGAGAAAACTCGCGCCGGCATGCCAGTCACGCTGGCCAGCGCCGTTACGGGTTGCTCGTGACCGGTAAGTGTGATGAGGGGCGCGGCGTCGGCGATCTGTTGGGCCGTGGCCGCGGCGATATCCCATACGCGGATCAAATTGTCAGCGCCGCCGGCCGCAATTTGTGCTCCATCGCTGACCAGGGCCACAGCGCTCACGGCCGCGGGCGTATTGACGCCTCCGAGCGCCGCGCCGTCAGTGACTTGCCAGGCGCGGATCGTCTTGTCAGTCGAACTGGAAAACAGCCGGCTGCCGTCGGCTGAAAACACCAGGCCAGTGATCGGCGCAGCATGCGCCGCGATGGTGCGTGCCGGCGCGCCGGTAGCCGCGTCCCAAAGCTTCACTTGCCCATCGTTTCCGCCGGTGGCCAGAAGCTTGCCGTCGGCACTCGTGGTCAGCACGGTGACCGATTCTGGCGCGACAGCTTCCAGCGTGTAGGAACGAACATTGCGCGGCCGGCTCCACAGCTTGATGGTGCGATAACCGCCCGAGGCCAGCGTGCCGCCGTCGGGACTGATGGCTAGCGACTGAACTATGTCGAGGTCCGCGGCTCCTGGCTTCTGATAGATGCCGGTCCGCAGCAGTTCAGGATCCGTCAGTCGGCCAACCAGGCGCCCCGTCGGCGCGTGATAGACGAAAATCTGATTCGCGCGGCCGCAGGCGGTGTATTGCCCATCAGGCGTAATCGCCACGGCATAAATCGGATTCACCCCCGGCGGCAAGGGTTGCCAGTCAATCGATTCGGCGACTGACGTCGCGCCGGTGGCCCCCTGGTCGATCCACAATTTGACGAGCCCCAGCGCTTCGCTCGACAGCGGCGCTGCGTTGGCCTTGTTTCCCTCAGGCGGCATCAGCGGCTCGGCCTTGCCTGTGGCGCGATCCAAAAGTAGGCTTTCGCCTCCCTTGCCCGCGACGGCGGCCGGGCCCGAATCGCCCCCCTTGAGCATCGTTTGCGGGCTTTCGAGGTTTAGCCCTCCTTCGTGCGTCGTCGAGTTATGGCAGGCCAGGCAGTGCTTCTTCAAAAGTGGCTGCACGTCCTTCGCGAAATCAACGGGCGCGTCGCGCTTGATTTCAGCGATGGGAATTGTCTTCACGGCATCGTCAGCTTGCGCGGCAGCGACGACCACCGTCAGGCAAAGTGCAAGCGGGATGACCGTATATCGGACGAGGCTGATAGGCATGGCTTTACCGATAGTCTGCTTAAACAATCTTGAAGGGCGTCATTATTTCGCCGTCTCGATTTCCACAGCGAGCGGAGCGTCGACCTGGAAATCGGCGCCGCCGAATTTGAAT
Encoded here:
- a CDS encoding c-type cytochrome domain-containing protein, which translates into the protein MPISLVRYTVIPLALCLTVVVAAAQADDAVKTIPIAEIKRDAPVDFAKDVQPLLKKHCLACHNSTTHEGGLNLESPQTMLKGGDSGPAAVAGKGGESLLLDRATGKAEPLMPPEGNKANAAPLSSEALGLVKLWIDQGATGATSVAESIDWQPLPPGVNPIYAVAITPDGQYTACGRANQIFVYHAPTGRLVGRLTDPELLRTGIYQKPGAADLDIVQSLAISPDGGTLASGGYRTIKLWSRPRNVRSYTLEAVAPESVTVLTTSADGKLLATGGNDGQVKLWDAATGAPARTIAAHAAPITGLVFSADGSRLFSSSTDKTIRAWQVTDGAALGGVNTPAAVSAVALVSDGAQIAAGGADNLIRVWDIAAATAQQIADAAPLITLTGHEQPVTALASVTGMPARVFSGSVDGSARLWNLADGKVLHKLDHCSAVTAVAVRPDAARFATAGVNGIARLWNAADGKMLAEMRGDVTTQLNVANVERTIAGRQRDVAYLTAAVGTAEKAAASEAEGVKKSMEAITAAEKAVAEKIEAAKKAEEEKVAADKASTEAAAAAKAAEDAKAGADKVIADAEAAAKSIAEMAAQAKAAADALPANKFLADAKVAGEKASAEAVAKITATKEAKVAAEKAVAESPAKLKAATDAVAAKAKAATDAEAARKQAETSKTAADQALVAANAATKRATDAVPVAKSAQEAAEASLKQSQAELETAKQTAVASEQPIRTVAFAPDNLQLATGGDDRLVHLWSAETGAPFETYAGHAAPILNLGFASAGRVVSGGADKTAAAWELHPAWVWQRTIGGAESPLLADRVTALDFSPDSKLLASGSGEPSRSGELKIWNVADGTLAREISDAHSDTIFGVDFSPEGKYLASCGADKFVKVFDINSGKLVKSFEGHTHHVLSVTWQAQGRVLASGGADNVIKVWNFETGEQQRTIAGFTKEVTAVAFVGPGDEAISCAGDKLVHLHQVDSGKRVRDFGGGADYMYAAAITPDGKFLVAGGQDSVLRAWNALDAKPVYTLDAKQP